In the Danio rerio strain Tuebingen ecotype United States chromosome 8, GRCz12tu, whole genome shotgun sequence genome, one interval contains:
- the pbx3b gene encoding pre-B-cell leukemia transcription factor 3b isoform X11 yields the protein MRLDNMLLAEGVAGPEKGGGSAAAAAAAAAAGSPTDNSIEHSDYRAKLSQIRQIYHTELEKYEQACNEFTTHVMNLLREQSRTRPISPKEIERMVSIIHRKFSSIQMQLKQSTCEAVMILRSRFLDARRKRRNFSKQATEILNEYFYSHLSNPYPSEEAKEELAKKCSITVSQGVGTTITVAQVSNWFGNKRIRYKKNIGKFQEEANLYAAKTAVTAAHAAAAAVQNSQTNSPTTPNSGFQMKDEEFQLDSAENKNTLLTNMFTGGYPAPCYQSDGRIQ from the exons ATGCGTCTGGACAACATGCTGCTGGCGGAGGGTGTAGCCGGACCAGAGAAGGGTGGAGGATCAGCGGCGGCGGCGGCTGCAGCAGCAGCGGCTGGCAGTCCCACTGACAACTCCATCGAGCACTCCGACTACAGGGCCAAACTCTCCCAGATCAGACAGATCTACCACACCGAGTTGGAGAAATACGAGCAG GCATGTAATGAGTTCACTACCCACGTAATGAACCTGTTGAGGGAACAGTCTCGCACACGGCCCATCTCGCCCAAAGAGATTGAACGCATGGTCAGCATCATTCATCGCAAATTCAGCTCCATCCAAATGCAGCTTAAACAGAGCACCTGTGAGGCTGTCATGATCTTGAGGTCCCGCTTCCTTGACGCCAG ACGGAAACGGCGGAACTTCAGCAAGCAGGCGACCGAGATCCTGAATGAGTATTTTTACTCGCATCTTAGTAACCCTTATCCCAGCGAAGAGGCCAAAGAGGAGCTGGCTAAGAAGTGCAGCATAACAGTATCCCAG GGGGTGGGAACCACCATCACAGTGGCACAG GTATCCAACTGGTTCGGCAACAAGAGGATCCGCTACAAAAAAAACATCGGCAAGTTCCAAGAGGAGGCCAACCTGTATGCCGCTAAGACAGCCGTGACTGCAGCACATGCAGCAGCTGCCGCCGTCCAGAATAGTCAGACCAACTCACCCACCACACCCAACTCCG GATTCCAGATGAAAGATGAAGAATTTCAGCTGGATTCTGCAGAGAACAAAAACACTCTATTAACCAACATGTTCACTG
- the pbx3b gene encoding pre-B-cell leukemia transcription factor 3b isoform X13, with translation MRLDNMLLAEGVAGPEKGGGSAAAAAAAAAAGSPTDNSIEHSDYRAKLSQIRQIYHTELEKYEQACNEFTTHVMNLLREQSRTRPISPKEIERMVSIIHRKFSSIQMQLKQSTCEAVMILRSRFLDARRKRRNFSKQATEILNEYFYSHLSNPYPSEEAKEELAKKCSITVSQVSNWFGNKRIRYKKNIGKFQEEANLYAAKTAVTAAHAAAAAVQNSQTNSPTTPNSGFQMKDEEFQLDSAENKNTLLTNMFTGGYPAPCYQSDGRIQ, from the exons ATGCGTCTGGACAACATGCTGCTGGCGGAGGGTGTAGCCGGACCAGAGAAGGGTGGAGGATCAGCGGCGGCGGCGGCTGCAGCAGCAGCGGCTGGCAGTCCCACTGACAACTCCATCGAGCACTCCGACTACAGGGCCAAACTCTCCCAGATCAGACAGATCTACCACACCGAGTTGGAGAAATACGAGCAG GCATGTAATGAGTTCACTACCCACGTAATGAACCTGTTGAGGGAACAGTCTCGCACACGGCCCATCTCGCCCAAAGAGATTGAACGCATGGTCAGCATCATTCATCGCAAATTCAGCTCCATCCAAATGCAGCTTAAACAGAGCACCTGTGAGGCTGTCATGATCTTGAGGTCCCGCTTCCTTGACGCCAG ACGGAAACGGCGGAACTTCAGCAAGCAGGCGACCGAGATCCTGAATGAGTATTTTTACTCGCATCTTAGTAACCCTTATCCCAGCGAAGAGGCCAAAGAGGAGCTGGCTAAGAAGTGCAGCATAACAGTATCCCAG GTATCCAACTGGTTCGGCAACAAGAGGATCCGCTACAAAAAAAACATCGGCAAGTTCCAAGAGGAGGCCAACCTGTATGCCGCTAAGACAGCCGTGACTGCAGCACATGCAGCAGCTGCCGCCGTCCAGAATAGTCAGACCAACTCACCCACCACACCCAACTCCG GATTCCAGATGAAAGATGAAGAATTTCAGCTGGATTCTGCAGAGAACAAAAACACTCTATTAACCAACATGTTCACTG
- the pbx3b gene encoding pre-B-cell leukemia transcription factor 3b isoform X8 translates to MKPALFSVLCEIKEKTGLSIRGAQEEDPPDPQLMRLDNMLLAEGVAGPEKGGGSAAAAAAAAAAGSPTDNSIEHSDYRAKLSQIRQIYHTELEKYEQACNEFTTHVMNLLREQSRTRPISPKEIERMVSIIHRKFSSIQMQLKQSTCEAVMILRSRFLDARRKRRNFSKQATEILNEYFYSHLSNPYPSEEAKEELAKKCSITVSQGVGTTITVAQVSNWFGNKRIRYKKNIGKFQEEANLYAAKTAVTAAHAAAAAVQNSQTNSPTTPNSGFQMKDEEFQLDSAENKNTLLTNMFTGGYPAPCYQSDGRIQ, encoded by the exons GTCTAAGTATCCGCGGGGCTCAGGAGGAGGATCCACCAGATCCACAGCTGATGCGTCTGGACAACATGCTGCTGGCGGAGGGTGTAGCCGGACCAGAGAAGGGTGGAGGATCAGCGGCGGCGGCGGCTGCAGCAGCAGCGGCTGGCAGTCCCACTGACAACTCCATCGAGCACTCCGACTACAGGGCCAAACTCTCCCAGATCAGACAGATCTACCACACCGAGTTGGAGAAATACGAGCAG GCATGTAATGAGTTCACTACCCACGTAATGAACCTGTTGAGGGAACAGTCTCGCACACGGCCCATCTCGCCCAAAGAGATTGAACGCATGGTCAGCATCATTCATCGCAAATTCAGCTCCATCCAAATGCAGCTTAAACAGAGCACCTGTGAGGCTGTCATGATCTTGAGGTCCCGCTTCCTTGACGCCAG ACGGAAACGGCGGAACTTCAGCAAGCAGGCGACCGAGATCCTGAATGAGTATTTTTACTCGCATCTTAGTAACCCTTATCCCAGCGAAGAGGCCAAAGAGGAGCTGGCTAAGAAGTGCAGCATAACAGTATCCCAG GGGGTGGGAACCACCATCACAGTGGCACAG GTATCCAACTGGTTCGGCAACAAGAGGATCCGCTACAAAAAAAACATCGGCAAGTTCCAAGAGGAGGCCAACCTGTATGCCGCTAAGACAGCCGTGACTGCAGCACATGCAGCAGCTGCCGCCGTCCAGAATAGTCAGACCAACTCACCCACCACACCCAACTCCG GATTCCAGATGAAAGATGAAGAATTTCAGCTGGATTCTGCAGAGAACAAAAACACTCTATTAACCAACATGTTCACTG
- the pbx3b gene encoding pre-B-cell leukemia transcription factor 3b isoform X15, whose amino-acid sequence MRLDNMLLAEGVAGPEKGGGSAAAAAAAAAAGSPTDNSIEHSDYRAKLSQIRQIYHTELEKYEQACNEFTTHVMNLLREQSRTRPISPKEIERMVSIIHRKFSSIQMQLKQSTCEAVMILRSRFLDARRKRRNFSKQATEILNEYFYSHLSNPYPSEEAKEELAKKCSITVSQVSNWFGNKRIRYKKNIGKFQEEANLYAAKTAVTAAHAAAAAVQNSQTNSPTTPNSGGYPAPCYQSDGRIQ is encoded by the exons ATGCGTCTGGACAACATGCTGCTGGCGGAGGGTGTAGCCGGACCAGAGAAGGGTGGAGGATCAGCGGCGGCGGCGGCTGCAGCAGCAGCGGCTGGCAGTCCCACTGACAACTCCATCGAGCACTCCGACTACAGGGCCAAACTCTCCCAGATCAGACAGATCTACCACACCGAGTTGGAGAAATACGAGCAG GCATGTAATGAGTTCACTACCCACGTAATGAACCTGTTGAGGGAACAGTCTCGCACACGGCCCATCTCGCCCAAAGAGATTGAACGCATGGTCAGCATCATTCATCGCAAATTCAGCTCCATCCAAATGCAGCTTAAACAGAGCACCTGTGAGGCTGTCATGATCTTGAGGTCCCGCTTCCTTGACGCCAG ACGGAAACGGCGGAACTTCAGCAAGCAGGCGACCGAGATCCTGAATGAGTATTTTTACTCGCATCTTAGTAACCCTTATCCCAGCGAAGAGGCCAAAGAGGAGCTGGCTAAGAAGTGCAGCATAACAGTATCCCAG GTATCCAACTGGTTCGGCAACAAGAGGATCCGCTACAAAAAAAACATCGGCAAGTTCCAAGAGGAGGCCAACCTGTATGCCGCTAAGACAGCCGTGACTGCAGCACATGCAGCAGCTGCCGCCGTCCAGAATAGTCAGACCAACTCACCCACCACACCCAACTCCG
- the pbx3b gene encoding pre-B-cell leukemia transcription factor 3b isoform X14: protein MRLDNMLLAEGVAGPEKGGGSAAAAAAAAAAGSPTDNSIEHSDYRAKLSQIRQIYHTELEKYEQACNEFTTHVMNLLREQSRTRPISPKEIERMVSIIHRKFSSIQMQLKQSTCEAVMILRSRFLDARRKRRNFSKQATEILNEYFYSHLSNPYPSEEAKEELAKKCSITVSQGVGTTITVAQVSNWFGNKRIRYKKNIGKFQEEANLYAAKTAVTAAHAAAAAVQNSQTNSPTTPNSGGYPAPCYQSDGRIQ from the exons ATGCGTCTGGACAACATGCTGCTGGCGGAGGGTGTAGCCGGACCAGAGAAGGGTGGAGGATCAGCGGCGGCGGCGGCTGCAGCAGCAGCGGCTGGCAGTCCCACTGACAACTCCATCGAGCACTCCGACTACAGGGCCAAACTCTCCCAGATCAGACAGATCTACCACACCGAGTTGGAGAAATACGAGCAG GCATGTAATGAGTTCACTACCCACGTAATGAACCTGTTGAGGGAACAGTCTCGCACACGGCCCATCTCGCCCAAAGAGATTGAACGCATGGTCAGCATCATTCATCGCAAATTCAGCTCCATCCAAATGCAGCTTAAACAGAGCACCTGTGAGGCTGTCATGATCTTGAGGTCCCGCTTCCTTGACGCCAG ACGGAAACGGCGGAACTTCAGCAAGCAGGCGACCGAGATCCTGAATGAGTATTTTTACTCGCATCTTAGTAACCCTTATCCCAGCGAAGAGGCCAAAGAGGAGCTGGCTAAGAAGTGCAGCATAACAGTATCCCAG GGGGTGGGAACCACCATCACAGTGGCACAG GTATCCAACTGGTTCGGCAACAAGAGGATCCGCTACAAAAAAAACATCGGCAAGTTCCAAGAGGAGGCCAACCTGTATGCCGCTAAGACAGCCGTGACTGCAGCACATGCAGCAGCTGCCGCCGTCCAGAATAGTCAGACCAACTCACCCACCACACCCAACTCCG